One genomic segment of Ricinus communis isolate WT05 ecotype wild-type chromosome 5, ASM1957865v1, whole genome shotgun sequence includes these proteins:
- the LOC8279089 gene encoding putative glucose-6-phosphate 1-epimerase isoform X1: MPLNIVNDVDGLPKIILTEPTGSSAEVLLYGGQVVSWKNERREELLFMSTKAVLKAPKAIRGGIPVCFPQFGNLGSLEQHGFARNKLWSLDSDPLPLPPVNNQSSVDLILKSTEEDLKTWPRSFELRLRISISPGKLTLIPRVRNTDNKAFSFTFALCNYLSVSDISEVRIEGLETLDYFDNLMQRERFTEQADAITFDAEIDRIYLSTPTKIAIIDHEKKRTFVLRKDGLPDAVVWNPWDKKAKALQDLGDDDYKTMLCVDSAAIETPIVLKPFEEWKGHQELSTVSSSYCSGQLDPGKVLYGFQ; this comes from the exons ATGCCGTTGAATATTGTTAATGATGTTGATGGATTGCCCAAAATTATCTTGACTGAGCCTACTGGTTCTTCTGCTGAG GTGCTTCTTTATGGTGGGCAGGTTGTCTCCTGGAAGAACGAACGCAGAGAAGAATTACTTTTTATGAGTACCAAG GCTGTGTTGAAGGCACCTAAAGCCATCAGAGGAGGCATACCTGTCTGCTTTCCACAG TTTGGAAATCTTGGCTCACTGGAGCAACATGGATTTGCAAGGAACAAATTGTGGTCATTGGATAGTGATCCGTTGCCTTTGCCTCCGGTGAATAATCAGTCGTCGGTAGATCTGATTTTGAAGTCCACAGAAGAAGATTTGAAGACTTGGCCACGTAG CTTTGAGCTGCGGCTTCGAATCTCTATTAGTCCCGGCAAGCTTACTCTGATCCCCCGTGTGAGAAATACAGATAACAAGGCCTTCTCTTTTACATTTGCACTCTGTAACTACTTGTCTGTCTCAGATATCAG CGAAGTGCGTATTGAAGGCTTAGAGACACTCGATTACTTTGATAATCTGATGCAGAGAGAAAGGTTCACTGAACAAGCAGATGCAATTACATTCGACGCTGAG ATTGATAGAATATATTTAAGCACCCCCACAAAAATTGCTATTATTGACCATGAGAAGAAGAGAACCTTTGTGCTGCGGAAGGATGGCTTGCCTGATGCAG TTGTGTGGAATCCTTGGGATAAAAAGGCCAAGGCTCTCCAAGATTTGGGGGATGATGACTACAAAACCATGTTATGTGTGGATTCTGCTGCTATTGAAACCCCAATTGTCTTGAAACCTTTTGAAGAGTGGAAGGGCCACCAAGAACTATCTACTGTGTCATCAAGTTATTGCAGTGGGCAGCTGGATCCTGGAAAAGTTCTTTATGGATTTCAGTGA
- the LOC8279089 gene encoding putative glucose-6-phosphate 1-epimerase isoform X2 gives MMAVLKAPKAIRGGIPVCFPQFGNLGSLEQHGFARNKLWSLDSDPLPLPPVNNQSSVDLILKSTEEDLKTWPRSFELRLRISISPGKLTLIPRVRNTDNKAFSFTFALCNYLSVSDISEVRIEGLETLDYFDNLMQRERFTEQADAITFDAEIDRIYLSTPTKIAIIDHEKKRTFVLRKDGLPDAVVWNPWDKKAKALQDLGDDDYKTMLCVDSAAIETPIVLKPFEEWKGHQELSTVSSSYCSGQLDPGKVLYGFQ, from the exons ATGATG GCTGTGTTGAAGGCACCTAAAGCCATCAGAGGAGGCATACCTGTCTGCTTTCCACAG TTTGGAAATCTTGGCTCACTGGAGCAACATGGATTTGCAAGGAACAAATTGTGGTCATTGGATAGTGATCCGTTGCCTTTGCCTCCGGTGAATAATCAGTCGTCGGTAGATCTGATTTTGAAGTCCACAGAAGAAGATTTGAAGACTTGGCCACGTAG CTTTGAGCTGCGGCTTCGAATCTCTATTAGTCCCGGCAAGCTTACTCTGATCCCCCGTGTGAGAAATACAGATAACAAGGCCTTCTCTTTTACATTTGCACTCTGTAACTACTTGTCTGTCTCAGATATCAG CGAAGTGCGTATTGAAGGCTTAGAGACACTCGATTACTTTGATAATCTGATGCAGAGAGAAAGGTTCACTGAACAAGCAGATGCAATTACATTCGACGCTGAG ATTGATAGAATATATTTAAGCACCCCCACAAAAATTGCTATTATTGACCATGAGAAGAAGAGAACCTTTGTGCTGCGGAAGGATGGCTTGCCTGATGCAG TTGTGTGGAATCCTTGGGATAAAAAGGCCAAGGCTCTCCAAGATTTGGGGGATGATGACTACAAAACCATGTTATGTGTGGATTCTGCTGCTATTGAAACCCCAATTGTCTTGAAACCTTTTGAAGAGTGGAAGGGCCACCAAGAACTATCTACTGTGTCATCAAGTTATTGCAGTGGGCAGCTGGATCCTGGAAAAGTTCTTTATGGATTTCAGTGA
- the LOC8279090 gene encoding ribosomal RNA-processing protein 8 isoform X1 yields the protein MKEKTNRKRKRANHSKSQNQFNSEAEPTNSASSKRPKSSSSFLEKMRARLSGGHFRMLNEKLYTCTGDEALNYFKDDPSLFDMYHAGYQEQMSHWPEQPVNIIINWLKNRNSSLVVADFGCGDARLAKNVKNKVYSFDLVSSDPSVIACDMSKTPLDASSVDVAVFCLSLMGTNFPRYLQEAHRVLKPSGWLLIAEVKSRFDPSTGGADANEFSKAVTDLGFASMLKDFSNKMFILLYFQKKKQGSKKKEIEWPELKPCLYKRR from the exons ATGAAGGAAAAGACAAACAGAAAGCGGAAGAGAGCCAATCATAgcaaatcacaaaatcaatttAACAGTGAAGCTGAACCCACAAATTCTGCTTCTTCAAAGCGCCCAAAGTCATCATCATCTTTCCTCGAAAAG ATGCGAGCAAGGTTATCAGGGGGGCACTTCCGGATGCTTAATGAAAAGCTTTATACTTGCAC CGGAGACGAGGCACTTAACTATTTCAAGGATGACCCATCTTTGTTTGACATG TATCATGCAGGCTATCAAGAACAAATGTCACACTGGCCGGAGCAACCAGTAAACATAATCATAAATTGGCTAAAAAATCGCAATTCTTCTCTAGTAGTGGCGGATTTTGGCTGTG GTGATGCACGCCTTGCAAAAAATGTGAAGAATAAAGTTTACTCATTTGATCTTGTATCCAGCGATCCTTCAGTAATTGCTTGTGACATGTCAAAG ACACCCCTTGATGCTTCATCTGTTGATGTTGCTGTCTTCTGTCTTTCATTGATGGGCACTAACTTTCCAAGATACCTTCAGGAAGCACACAGAGTTCTTAAGCCGAG CGGTTGGCTGTTGATAGCAGAGGTGAAGAGTAGATTTGATCCAAGCACTGGAGGAGCAGACGCAAATGAGTTCTCAAAAGCCGTAACTGATCTTGGATTTGCCTCAATGCTCAAG GATTTCTCGAATAAAATGTTTATACTATTATACTTCCAAAAG AAGAAGCAAggttcaaagaaaaaggaaatcgAATGGCCCGAGTTGAAACCTTGTCTGTATAAGCGGCGCTGA
- the LOC8279090 gene encoding ribosomal RNA-processing protein 8 isoform X2 translates to MKEKTNRKRKRANHSKSQNQFNSEAEPTNSASSKRPKSSSSFLEKMRARLSGGHFRMLNEKLYTCTGDEALNYFKDDPSLFDMYHAGYQEQMSHWPEQPVNIIINWLKNRNSSLVVADFGCGDARLAKNVKNKVYSFDLVSSDPSVIACDMSKTPLDASSVDVAVFCLSLMGTNFPRYLQEAHRVLKPSGWLLIAEVKSRFDPSTGGADANEFSKAVTDLGFASMLKDFSNKMFILLYFQK, encoded by the exons ATGAAGGAAAAGACAAACAGAAAGCGGAAGAGAGCCAATCATAgcaaatcacaaaatcaatttAACAGTGAAGCTGAACCCACAAATTCTGCTTCTTCAAAGCGCCCAAAGTCATCATCATCTTTCCTCGAAAAG ATGCGAGCAAGGTTATCAGGGGGGCACTTCCGGATGCTTAATGAAAAGCTTTATACTTGCAC CGGAGACGAGGCACTTAACTATTTCAAGGATGACCCATCTTTGTTTGACATG TATCATGCAGGCTATCAAGAACAAATGTCACACTGGCCGGAGCAACCAGTAAACATAATCATAAATTGGCTAAAAAATCGCAATTCTTCTCTAGTAGTGGCGGATTTTGGCTGTG GTGATGCACGCCTTGCAAAAAATGTGAAGAATAAAGTTTACTCATTTGATCTTGTATCCAGCGATCCTTCAGTAATTGCTTGTGACATGTCAAAG ACACCCCTTGATGCTTCATCTGTTGATGTTGCTGTCTTCTGTCTTTCATTGATGGGCACTAACTTTCCAAGATACCTTCAGGAAGCACACAGAGTTCTTAAGCCGAG CGGTTGGCTGTTGATAGCAGAGGTGAAGAGTAGATTTGATCCAAGCACTGGAGGAGCAGACGCAAATGAGTTCTCAAAAGCCGTAACTGATCTTGGATTTGCCTCAATGCTCAAG GATTTCTCGAATAAAATGTTTATACTATTATACTTCCAAAAG TAG
- the LOC8279091 gene encoding serine/threonine-protein kinase STY13: MGSTDNGFYSGEFNLDAKWLIDPKLLLVGPKIGEGAHAKVYEGKYKNRIVAIKVVHRGETPEEIAKREARFAREVAMLSRVQHKNLVKFIGACKEPVMVIVTELLLGGTLRKYLLNLRPRSLELHVAIGFALDIARAMECLHSHGIIHRDLKPENLILTADHKTVKLADFGLAREESLTEMMTAETGTYRWMAPELYSTVTLRHGEKKHYNHKVDAYSFAIVLWELIHNKLPFEGMSNLQAAYAAAFKNVRPSADDLPEEMAMIVTSCWQEDPNARPNFTQIIQMLLRFLSTISPPEPVIPARIFTSENAVLPPESPGTSSLMAVRDDSGETPKSKMEDNKPRGFFFCFNQCY; the protein is encoded by the exons ATGGGATCTACTGATAATGGGTTTTATTCTGGAGAATTTAATTTGGATGCTAAGTGGTTGATTGATCCTAAACTTCTCCTTGTTGGTCCAAAGATTGGAGAAGGTGCTCATGCCAAAGTATATGAAGGAAA gtATAAGAATCGAATTGTTGCCATCAAAGTTGTTCATAGAGGAGAAACTCCAGAAGAAATTGCCAAGAGAGAAGCACGATTTGCAAGAGAGGTTGCAATGTTATCTAGAGTTCAACACAAAAATCTAGTGAAG TTTATTGGCGCTTGCAAGGAACCTGTCATGGTGATAGTAACTGAGCTTCTGTTAGGTGGGACATTGCGTAAATACCTGCTGAACTTGCGACCAAGAAGCCTAGAACTGCATGTGGCAATCGGGTTTGCACTTGATATTGCTCGTGCTATGGAATGCTTGCACTCCCATGGGATCATTCATCGCGACCTAAAACCTG AGAACTTGATCTTGACTGCCGACCATAAAACAGTTAAACTTGCAGATTTTGGATTAGCCAGAGAAGAGTCATTAACTGAGATGATGACTGCTGAAACGGGAACATATCGTTGGATGGCTCCGGag CTTTACAGCACTGTCACATTAAGGCATGGTGAGAAAAAGCATTACAATCACAAGGTGGATGCTTACAGCTTTGCAATTGTCTTGTGGGAGCTCATTCACAATAAATTGCCCTTTGAGGGCATGTCAAACTTACAGGCAGCATATGCAGCTGCTTTTAAG AATGTGAGACCCAGTGCAGATGACCTCCCAGAGGAAATGGCAATGATTGTGACCTCATGTTGGCAAGAGGATCCAAATGCTCGGCCGAATTTCACCCAGATAATACAGATGCTCCTGCGATTTCTTTCTACCATTTCACCGCCAGAGCCTGTCATCCCAGCTCGGATATTTACTTCTGAGAATGCTGTTTTGCCACCAGAGTCTCCAGGCACAAGCTCTTTAATGGCTGTGAGAGACGACTCAGGGGAAACCCCGAAGTCTAAGATGGAAGACAACAAACCAAGaggtttctttttctgttttaacCAGTGTTACTGA
- the LOC8279106 gene encoding SUPPRESSOR OF GAMMA RESPONSE 1 isoform X2 translates to MARAWLIDSKTIASKVKNPTRTSAYQIKDCGANRDCPNCHHRIDNSDVSHDWPGLPAGVKFDPSDAELLEHLAAKCGIGNSKSHAFIDEFIPTLLEDKGICYTHPENLPGAKIDGSSVHFFHRTINAYATGQRKRRKVHNEHGSNEEHVRWHKTGKTKPVMENGIQKGCKKIMVLYKSSKKGTKPDKSNWVMHQYHLGTDEDEKEGEYVVSKIFYQQHKQIDSNDDVPIEDCDVLALQTSPRTPNPNPPNPPRPGKSGACDDSVDDNILRSCVQGEEKVKGEYDVPVHAVQPEDDVGYPEWLAGESQAVENTDFSGIDDSLLCTEIFNSSSLFFNSSGLHNVSYTGIAQSTNQVTGNNNAPCGIAELENLELDTPPDFTLSDLQISSQDSIFSWIDRL, encoded by the exons ATGGCAAG GGCTTGGCTTATCGATAGTAAAACAATTGCAAGTAAAGTGAAAAACCCCACTCGAACTTctgcttatcaaattaaagaCTGTGGAGCTAATCGTGATTGCCCAAATTGCCATCATCGCATAGACAACAGTGAT GTTTCTCATGACTGGCCTGGTCTGCCTGCTGGTGTTAAGTTCGATCCGTCTGATGCTGAGCTCCTAGAGCATTTAGCAGCAAAATGTGGTATTGGAAACTCAAAATCACATGCATTCATTGATGAATTCATTCCAACTCTGCTCGAGGACAAAGGAATTTGCTATACCCACCCAGAAAATCTTCCTG GTGCTAAGATAGATGGAAGCAGCGTCCATTTTTTTCATAGAACAATTAATGCTTATGCTACCGGTCAAAGGAAGCGCCGCAAAGTCCACAATGAACATGGTTCAAATGAGGAGCATGTTCGCTGGCACAAAACTGGCAAAACTAAACCTGTGATGGAAAATGGAATTCAGAAGGGGTGTAAGAAAATCATGGTTCTCTATAAAAGTTCAAAGAAGGGAACCAAGCCTGACAAATCTAATTGGGTAATGCATCAGTACCATTTAGGTACTGATGAAGATGAAAAGGAAGGGGAATATGTAGTTTCTAAAATTTTCTACCAACAGCATAAGCAAATCGACAGTAATGATGATGTTCCTATTGAAGATTGTGATGTCTTGGCACTGCAAACTAGTCCCAGAACTCCTAATCCAAATCCTCCCAATCCGCCACGACCAGGAAAATCCGGTGCATGTGATGATTCTGTTGATGATAATATATTACGGTCATGTGTTCAG GGAGAAGAGAAGGTTAAAGGAGAATACGATGTGCCTGTACATGCAGTTCAGCCTGAGGATGATGTAGGATACCCAGAATGGTTAGCTGGAGAATCTCAGGCTGTAGAAAACACTGATTTCAGTGGCATCGATGATTCTCTCTTATGCACAGAAATTTTCAATTCTTCATCCCTGTTTTTCAATAGTTCAGGACTACATAATGTCTCATATACTGGTATTGCTCAAAGTACAAATCAAGTTACTGGGAATAATAATGCACCCTGTGGAATCGCTGAGCTTGAGAATTTGGAACTGGACACACCACCAGATTTCACACTTAGC GATCTGCAGATTAGTTCTCAGGATAGTATCTTTAGTTGGATAGACCGACTATGA
- the LOC8279106 gene encoding SUPPRESSOR OF GAMMA RESPONSE 1 isoform X1, with protein sequence MIVIFILVSGAWLIDSKTIASKVKNPTRTSAYQIKDCGANRDCPNCHHRIDNSDVSHDWPGLPAGVKFDPSDAELLEHLAAKCGIGNSKSHAFIDEFIPTLLEDKGICYTHPENLPGAKIDGSSVHFFHRTINAYATGQRKRRKVHNEHGSNEEHVRWHKTGKTKPVMENGIQKGCKKIMVLYKSSKKGTKPDKSNWVMHQYHLGTDEDEKEGEYVVSKIFYQQHKQIDSNDDVPIEDCDVLALQTSPRTPNPNPPNPPRPGKSGACDDSVDDNILRSCVQGEEKVKGEYDVPVHAVQPEDDVGYPEWLAGESQAVENTDFSGIDDSLLCTEIFNSSSLFFNSSGLHNVSYTGIAQSTNQVTGNNNAPCGIAELENLELDTPPDFTLSDLQISSQDSIFSWIDRL encoded by the exons atgattgttatttttattctgGTTTCTGG GGCTTGGCTTATCGATAGTAAAACAATTGCAAGTAAAGTGAAAAACCCCACTCGAACTTctgcttatcaaattaaagaCTGTGGAGCTAATCGTGATTGCCCAAATTGCCATCATCGCATAGACAACAGTGAT GTTTCTCATGACTGGCCTGGTCTGCCTGCTGGTGTTAAGTTCGATCCGTCTGATGCTGAGCTCCTAGAGCATTTAGCAGCAAAATGTGGTATTGGAAACTCAAAATCACATGCATTCATTGATGAATTCATTCCAACTCTGCTCGAGGACAAAGGAATTTGCTATACCCACCCAGAAAATCTTCCTG GTGCTAAGATAGATGGAAGCAGCGTCCATTTTTTTCATAGAACAATTAATGCTTATGCTACCGGTCAAAGGAAGCGCCGCAAAGTCCACAATGAACATGGTTCAAATGAGGAGCATGTTCGCTGGCACAAAACTGGCAAAACTAAACCTGTGATGGAAAATGGAATTCAGAAGGGGTGTAAGAAAATCATGGTTCTCTATAAAAGTTCAAAGAAGGGAACCAAGCCTGACAAATCTAATTGGGTAATGCATCAGTACCATTTAGGTACTGATGAAGATGAAAAGGAAGGGGAATATGTAGTTTCTAAAATTTTCTACCAACAGCATAAGCAAATCGACAGTAATGATGATGTTCCTATTGAAGATTGTGATGTCTTGGCACTGCAAACTAGTCCCAGAACTCCTAATCCAAATCCTCCCAATCCGCCACGACCAGGAAAATCCGGTGCATGTGATGATTCTGTTGATGATAATATATTACGGTCATGTGTTCAG GGAGAAGAGAAGGTTAAAGGAGAATACGATGTGCCTGTACATGCAGTTCAGCCTGAGGATGATGTAGGATACCCAGAATGGTTAGCTGGAGAATCTCAGGCTGTAGAAAACACTGATTTCAGTGGCATCGATGATTCTCTCTTATGCACAGAAATTTTCAATTCTTCATCCCTGTTTTTCAATAGTTCAGGACTACATAATGTCTCATATACTGGTATTGCTCAAAGTACAAATCAAGTTACTGGGAATAATAATGCACCCTGTGGAATCGCTGAGCTTGAGAATTTGGAACTGGACACACCACCAGATTTCACACTTAGC GATCTGCAGATTAGTTCTCAGGATAGTATCTTTAGTTGGATAGACCGACTATGA